From a single Apostichopus japonicus isolate 1M-3 chromosome 12, ASM3797524v1, whole genome shotgun sequence genomic region:
- the LOC139977077 gene encoding ubiquitin-fold modifier-conjugating enzyme 1 — protein MVDAATKKTLSGIPLLKTKAGPRDKDLWPTRLKEEYLSLIKYVENNKAADNDWFRLESSKDGTRWFGKCWHIQDLLKYEFEIEFDIPVTYPATSPEIALPELDGKTAKMYRGGKICLTDHFKPLWAKNVPKFGIGHAMALGLGPWLAVEIPDLISKGLVRHKDEKDGEDK, from the exons ATGGTAGATGCAGCAACCAAGAAGACCTTGAGTGGTATTCCCCTCCTAAAGACCAAAGCGGGACCCCGAGACAAAGATTTGTGGCCGACAagactgaaagaagaatatttaTCGCTTATCAAA TACGTTGAAAACAACAAAGCTGCGGACAATGATTGGTTTAGACTAGAATCCAGTAAAGATGGCACCAGGTGGTTTGGAAAATGCTGGCATATACAAGACCTACtcaaatatgaatttgaaatTGAGTTTGAT ATTCCTGTGACTTATCCAGCAACTTCACCTGAGATAGCCCTTCCAGAATTAGATGGGAAAACTGCTAAAATGTATCGAGGAGGCAAAATCTGCCTCACAGATCACTTCAAGCCTCTCTGGGCCAAAAATGTTCCTAAATTTGGAATTGGTCACGCGATGGCACTCGGG CTCGGACCTTGGTTAGCCGTTGAAATTCCAGATCTCATCAGCAAAGGACTGGTTAGGCACAAAGATGAGAAGGATGGTGAAGATAAATGA